A section of the Coleofasciculus sp. FACHB-T130 genome encodes:
- a CDS encoding family 10 glycosylhydrolase, translating to MPPKKENNGCGCASIPFSLIIVLFGVGYWGFRQLERLDISQFLPNNQQNNQQPTTPILTPAPSQGVTVVKSPLPQAIPTGTPTTKPQVIPLPVTNSPLPQAIPTGTPTTKPQVIPLPVTPKNSPSPQNPWEKKKIRGIYLSRYQVTNNANERTIRERVRYYRSQGINTIIHGVWGNGCTMYNSEVMQQTLGYKSCPNQFQDRWLDWLIDEAHKQGMQVHAYFEKGIKIDKNSPIFDLAISKRWIVPGVDKTYAGIDHYLLDVELPEVANFFKKISVEFVKKYPNIDAVQWDDYLGYHAELPGKVDRTAHLTNFVRQMRADMKKANPTVSFDLCHHNPYWGKRYFAADWQNWNVDRAFIQIYNDANFNQELDYAEKYEGVAISDKQLYRLKELVNNPKIKSILVFPSSGKPEETAALLKNAISVTK from the coding sequence ATGCCACCTAAAAAAGAAAATAATGGATGTGGATGTGCGAGTATTCCATTTTCATTAATCATTGTTTTGTTTGGGGTTGGTTATTGGGGTTTTAGGCAGCTAGAGCGTCTAGATATCAGCCAATTTTTGCCTAATAATCAACAAAATAATCAACAACCAACGACTCCTATTTTGACCCCTGCGCCTAGCCAGGGTGTAACGGTTGTCAAATCGCCCCTTCCACAAGCAATTCCGACTGGCACACCAACAACCAAACCACAAGTTATACCATTACCTGTTACAAATTCGCCCCTTCCGCAAGCGATTCCGACTGGCACACCAACAACCAAACCACAAGTTATACCATTACCTGTAACTCCCAAAAATTCGCCATCACCTCAAAATCCTTGGGAGAAAAAGAAAATAAGGGGAATTTATTTAAGTCGGTATCAAGTAACTAATAATGCTAACGAAAGAACGATTCGCGAACGAGTTCGTTATTACCGGTCTCAAGGAATCAATACAATTATTCATGGAGTGTGGGGGAATGGTTGCACGATGTATAACAGTGAGGTGATGCAGCAAACCCTCGGATATAAAAGTTGTCCTAACCAATTTCAAGATCGATGGTTAGATTGGCTGATTGATGAGGCGCACAAGCAGGGAATGCAAGTTCACGCCTATTTTGAGAAGGGCATTAAAATTGATAAAAATAGCCCAATTTTCGACTTGGCAATTTCTAAACGATGGATTGTGCCTGGGGTGGATAAAACCTATGCTGGCATCGATCACTACTTACTGGATGTGGAACTCCCAGAAGTGGCTAACTTCTTCAAAAAGATATCAGTAGAATTTGTCAAAAAGTATCCAAACATCGATGCGGTTCAGTGGGATGATTACCTTGGTTATCATGCTGAATTACCTGGAAAAGTCGATCGCACCGCCCACTTGACTAATTTTGTGCGCCAAATGAGAGCTGATATGAAGAAAGCTAACCCCACGGTTAGTTTTGATCTTTGCCATCATAATCCTTATTGGGGTAAACGTTATTTTGCGGCTGATTGGCAAAATTGGAATGTCGATCGCGCTTTCATTCAAATTTATAACGATGCTAACTTCAACCAAGAACTAGATTACGCCGAAAAGTATGAGGGAGTAGCTATCTCAGATAAGCAGTTGTATCGCTTAAAAGAATTGGTTAATAACCCCAAAATTAAGAGTATTTTGGTTTTTCCCTCTTCCGGAAAACCAGAAGAGACTGCTGCTCTTCTCAAAAATGCTATTTCAGTCACTAAGTAG